The Geoglobus acetivorans genome window below encodes:
- the psmB gene encoding archaeal proteasome endopeptidase complex subunit beta, with product MLQDKVYKGTTTVGIVCRDGVVMATEKRATMGHFIASKRARKIYQVSDRVAMTTAGSVGDAQFLARLIKVEMNLYEAQKEKRPTVKAIATMTSNLLNSTRYFPYLVQLLIGGVDETGASVFSIDPIGGAIEETDIVATGSGSPMAYGVLEDAYTEGLTVDEAVELAVRAINSAMKRDSASGDGIDVVKITPEMYYELKKEEVEQILSKFRK from the coding sequence ATGTTACAGGATAAGGTGTATAAAGGAACGACAACCGTAGGGATAGTGTGCCGTGACGGCGTTGTAATGGCGACAGAGAAAAGGGCAACAATGGGCCACTTCATCGCCAGTAAGAGGGCCAGAAAAATCTACCAGGTCTCTGACAGGGTTGCGATGACAACGGCAGGAAGTGTGGGTGATGCACAGTTCCTGGCGAGGCTTATCAAGGTCGAGATGAACCTGTATGAGGCACAGAAAGAAAAAAGACCTACGGTTAAGGCGATAGCCACCATGACGTCCAATCTCCTCAACTCAACAAGATATTTCCCGTATCTTGTACAGCTGCTCATTGGAGGCGTGGATGAAACTGGTGCGAGTGTATTTTCCATAGACCCTATTGGGGGAGCCATTGAGGAGACGGACATAGTTGCAACAGGTTCAGGCTCTCCAATGGCGTATGGCGTTCTGGAAGATGCCTACACAGAGGGTCTGACGGTGGATGAGGCAGTTGAGCTTGCAGTGAGGGCAATAAACTCAGCGATGAAAAGGGACTCTGCAAGCGGGGATGGAATAGATGTTGTAAAGATAACTCCGGAAATGTATTATGAGCTTAAGAAAGAGGAAGTTGAGCAGATCCTCTCAAAATTCAGAAAATAA
- the mobB gene encoding molybdopterin-guanine dinucleotide biosynthesis protein B has product MTRLISFVGTSNSGKTTLLTKIIPKLREKGLRVAVVKHHAHGDFEIDREGKDSWKLYSSGADVVVSSPVKMAFIRRAENDSLDWIFDRYLNGDYDLVLTEGFSRAGKDRIVVVNHPEEIGRFTHGRILAVVCDADVEGFPAFKKDDVDGIVRFILELVGNEGRCIQT; this is encoded by the coding sequence ATGACGAGGCTGATAAGCTTTGTTGGCACCTCAAACAGCGGTAAAACTACACTTCTCACGAAAATCATTCCGAAGCTCAGGGAAAAGGGGCTGAGGGTCGCGGTTGTAAAGCACCATGCACACGGTGATTTTGAGATTGACAGGGAAGGCAAGGATTCCTGGAAGCTTTACAGCAGCGGTGCAGATGTTGTAGTCTCGTCTCCCGTAAAAATGGCCTTCATAAGAAGAGCTGAAAATGACAGCCTCGACTGGATTTTCGATAGGTATCTGAACGGGGATTACGACCTCGTTCTTACTGAGGGGTTCAGCAGGGCAGGAAAAGACAGAATTGTTGTGGTAAACCATCCTGAGGAAATTGGCAGGTTCACTCATGGAAGGATTCTTGCCGTGGTTTGCGATGCTGATGTTGAGGGGTTTCCGGCCTTTAAGAAAGACGATGTTGACGGAATAGTCAGATTCATTCTGGAGCTTGTCGGAAATGAGGGTCGCTGTATTCAGACCTGA
- a CDS encoding uroporphyrinogen-III synthase, with protein sequence MRVAVFRPEEYLSRTVDLLRSQGYDVLAVPMIGIEENDVCVRDADFTIITSQTAARIALRKNLLRGTVIAIGPKTKEALGRECLLPSKYDSKTLYEEFREIVAGKKVNLLRSDKGDPVLNNLSEVCDLEEYQLYRIVPLKGAMQKEAVREIAEGRVDAVIFSSSMIAESFMENARETNLFEKVIERLSSIVTVAIGPPTAGKLQSFGVRALIPEEYTLDGVISLLKRLQSA encoded by the coding sequence ATGAGGGTCGCTGTATTCAGACCTGAGGAGTATCTGAGCCGGACAGTGGACCTTTTGAGGAGCCAGGGTTATGACGTTCTGGCAGTGCCTATGATCGGCATTGAGGAAAATGATGTGTGTGTTAGGGATGCAGATTTCACGATAATAACGAGCCAGACCGCAGCCAGAATAGCCCTGAGGAAAAACCTTCTGAGAGGGACAGTAATAGCCATCGGGCCAAAAACTAAGGAAGCCCTTGGCAGGGAGTGTTTGCTGCCCTCGAAATACGATTCAAAAACCCTTTACGAGGAATTCAGAGAAATAGTCGCAGGCAAAAAGGTAAATTTGCTGAGGAGCGATAAGGGCGATCCCGTTTTGAACAATCTTTCAGAGGTGTGCGATTTAGAGGAATATCAGCTTTACAGGATCGTACCACTGAAAGGCGCAATGCAGAAGGAGGCAGTGAGGGAAATCGCCGAGGGTAGGGTGGATGCAGTTATTTTTTCGAGTTCTATGATTGCCGAGAGCTTCATGGAAAATGCGAGGGAGACGAATCTTTTTGAGAAGGTTATTGAGCGGCTCAGCAGTATTGTAACTGTTGCAATAGGCCCGCCAACGGCAGGAAAGCTCCAGAGTTTTGGTGTAAGGGCGTTGATTCCGGAGGAATACACTCTGGATGGGGTAATTTCACTTTTAAAGAGGTTGCAAAGCGCTTAA